The following coding sequences lie in one Gigantopelta aegis isolate Gae_Host unplaced genomic scaffold, Gae_host_genome ctg10943_pilon_pilon, whole genome shotgun sequence genomic window:
- the LOC121390951 gene encoding uncharacterized protein LOC121390951 codes for MNLGKEECNICTHLAFSENDQQTIVISVVVVAVASFASAVVGAVAIVYRKRRRNALESRDNVTSKRNSNVYSDTDDGAVNNCYSKDDVIQSPNRDQIKTNVQVVVIANDLPARKPDNTPQKSNHPPIKPRKSRAAFSNKEAENEGSGDISSELGEHPVFQTNSNDIDTKVNAKHVTTPESSSKCVPEEEMKDNFLYSMDDTEFQDSQICVPEEEMKDNFLYSMDDTEFQDSQKCVPEEEMKDNFLYSMDDTEFQDSQICVPEEEMKDNFLYSMDDTEFQDSQICVPEEEMKDNFLYSMDDTKF; via the exons ATGAACCTTGGCAAAGaagaatgtaatatttgtacacATCTTGCATTTTCAGAAAATGACCAACAAACCATAGTAATATCCGTGGTTGTTGTGGCAGTGGCTTCGTTTGCTTCAGCTGTTGTGGGTGCTGTTGCTATTGTTTATAG aaaaagaagaagaaatgccCTCGAGTCTAGAGATAATGTTACTTCTAAAAGAAATAGCAACGTTTATAGTGATACTGATGATGGTGCTGTAAATAACTGTTATTCCAAAGACGATGTAATTCAATCACCTAATAGAGATCAAATCAAGACAAATGTACAGGTTGTGGTCATAGCCAATGATCTGCCAGCACGTAAACCAGACAACACTCCTCAGAAAAGCAACCATCCACCTATAAAGCCCAGAAAATCTCGAGCGGCATTCAGCAATAAAGAAGCTGAAAACGAGGGATCAGGGGACATTTCTAGTGAGTTGGGTGAACACCCTGTATTCCAAACAAACTCAAATGATATAGATACTAAAGTTAATGCTAAACATGTTACAACTCCTGAAAGCAGTTCGAAATGTGTTCCTGAAGAAGAGATGAAAGATAATTTCCTTTATAGCATGGACGATACGGAATTCCAAGATTCTCAAATCTGTGTTCCTGAAGAAGAGATGAAAGACAATTTCCTTTATAGCATGGACGATACGGAATTTCAAGATTCTCAAAAATGTGTTCCTGAAGAAGAGATGAAAGACAATTTCCTTTATAGCATGGATGATACGGAATTTCAAGATTCTCAAATCTGTGTTCCTGAAGAAGAGATGAAAGACAATTTCCTTTATAGCATGGACGATACGGAATTTCAAGATTCTCAAATCTGTGTTCCTGAAGAAGAGATGAAAGATAATTTCCTTTATAGCATGGACGATACGAAATTCTAA